A window of Pectobacterium carotovorum genomic DNA:
CAAGCACATTATTTTTATAATAAACACGAGCCATGTCAGAAAGTTTAACTTTATTTGACTTAGTGTTAATAAGATGAATAAGTTTATTTTCAACATTTCCATAATTAAATATCTTACGCCCATTATCTCTCATATTTTTTATTCTACTTACACACCAAGAGTATAATGACATGTTTAAAATACTATAATTCAAAAAATCTGAAATGGCAGCCATTTTCCCAGCTTCTGAAATTGGATTTATTTCAATCCTTTCATATATACTTACTGGCTCCAACAAAATATTTACTATCATATCCATTTTATTTTCATTGCCCTCACCAGAAATATAGTCAATCATAGAATTCACTTGTTCAAACGATGTCATTCTGTAATTTATCTGGCTATTTTTTGATAAAAAATTATTTAATAAATGCCGTTTCATCCTAAAAATAATTTTATCTTTCTCATCATTTGAAAAATAAATCAATTCACTATCAAATCGTTTCCCCTGAGAAATTTTATTTATTATCGAATCAGGTAAATCCATCATTCTTATAACTGCCGCTTCAGACATGTATTTATCATTGAATTTATCAAAAATAGTTTTTCCATGAGAGTTATTAATTTCACTTGCAATATTCATCAATGCATCTAACATATCCCTCCCTTCATTAAATACATTATTTTTTATGCTTTCATTTTTTATGACAAAAATTTTCATCATTTGAATAAATTTCATCAAAAGAAATAACCCCTTTGTTTCTTTTACAGCATACCTATATTCAGGCGAATTGCGGGACAATCGAAACAAAATATCGAATGTATTTCTGAGTTGGTAGTTACCGTTAAAATTATTTATAGCCTTTAGAATTTTAAAAGGTATATCATCTGAATAAAGAATACTTCTTTTTGTTATATTTGACGGAGGAGGTAATTCTCTAAAAAAATCAATTTTTCTTAAATTAATAGGATGGGGAATTGATAAACTTCCATTATTTAGGCTAAAGCTGAAGTGTTCTGGTTTTTTATCAACAGGATAATCAATAACAAGTTCATTATTTCTATTTTGCCTACTTCCTAAGTTTGCACCACTGATTTGTACTGAACTCAATATCGAAAGTAAACCTACCATGGCTTGTGCGGTGTTTTGTCTATGGACATTACCAGTATGTAGACCTGGCCTGCTTGCTATCTTTTTTAATACTGTATTGAACTGTTGCTGACTGCTTTGTTTTCTATCATTCCAATAAGTATGATGACCAATAGACTGTCGGTGTTGATAATAAGTTGAAATAATTTTTGGCATGGCTGTTCTCTATATTACATTATTCTAATTGTATTATATATACCTACAAAATGTAGCCTGGCAGGGTATTTTATCCAAATAAGGTTTGATAATGTTTTCAAAAAACAATTTATCTTCGAAGTTGTGGATGAAAATTAATTACTGTAATAGCTCGAGCTTTTTCTGAACGCAAAGCTACATTATGGAATACCGAGCTGATGACTTATCGGTATACAGCATAAAAACCAGCTCGTCTGGGATACACTAGAGATGAACCGGAGGCAGTCTTAGACCAGTACAATTTGAAAACCAGACCTTTCCAGGACTGTGCCGGTCAGCCCTCACCAACCACACGGGCGATGTCCGCCGAGGTCTTCAAGGTACGGATTTCGCTAAATAACTCGGTGGCATCGTCGTACTCTTTACGCAAATAGCCGAGCCACTGTTTGATGCGTGCAACGTGATACATTCCTGTATCTCCCTGCTTCTCCAGCCGCACATATTTTTGTAGCAGCAGCATGACCTCCGGCCACGGCATACGCGGTTCGTTGTACTTAATCACGCGGCTCAGGTTCGGCACATTCAGTGCGCCCCGCCCCAGCATGATCGCATCACAGCCCGTAGTCACCATACAGTCTTGTGCGCTCTGCCAGTCCCAAATTTCACCGTTGGCGATCACCGGAATGCGCAGACGCTGACGGATTTCCCCTATCGCCTGCCAGTTAATGCATTCGGCCTTGTAGCCGTCTTCCTTCGTACGGCCATGCACGGCCAGTTCGCTTGCGCCCGCCTGCTGCACCGCATCAGCAATCTCAAACTGGCGGGCATCCGAATCCCAGCCCAGCCGGATTTTCACCGTGACGGGCAAATGTGTGGGCACCGCCTCACGCATCGCTTTTGCGCCTTGATAAATCAGCTCGGGATCTTTTAACAGCGTCGCCCCGCCCCCGCTGCCGTTCACCAGCTTCGACGGGCAGCCGCAGTTGAGATCGACACCATACGAGCCCAGCTCTACCGCCCGTGCCGCATTTTCCGCCAGCCACTGTGGATATTGCCCCAGCAGCTGCACGCGCACCAGCGTACCCGACGGCGTGCGACTGGCATGCTGTAATTCCGGGCAAAGGCGATAAAAGGATTTAACTGGCAGGCACTGATCCACCACGCGTAAAAACTCGGTGATGCACAGGTCATAATCATTTACTTCAGTCAGCAGTTCTCGCACTAATGAGTCGAGAACCCCTTCCATTGGGGCAAGCAGAACACGCATAACGCTACTCAATAATCATTCGATCGTTAATCACAGCCAGTCAGACCAAAAAAAGCAGGCAATCTTAGGGTAATGCTGTTCACTTAAGCGTGGATTTAGGAGGAAACACGATGATGAGGTTCCCGCAGGAATACCTCGCACCGTGGTAGCCTCCGGTATCTTGATCCTTAAACGATCGGCATTAGGTAATGTTAGGGGGTATTGTACGGGGAACGCAACGGGAAAGATAACGCTGGGTAGGCACGGAGGTTGCCTCTTGTGAACATATCATCAATAATTCGTGACGAATTTGTGCCGACACCGTCCTTACGGACCACAACGAAGTATGACGAGTCTATTATGTCGAATATCAAAACCGGCGCGCTGCAACGTCCACAGCTTTCTCTGCCGAATAATGCCGACAAGCTGCTGCTGCACTCCTGCTGTGCGCCCTGCTCGGGTGAAGTTATGGAAGCCATCACCGCTTCAAGCATCGACTACACCATTTTCTTTTATAATCCCAATATCCACCCGCAGCGTGAATATCTGATCCGTAAAGAAGAAAACATCCGTTTCGCTGAACAGCATAACGTGCCTTTCATTGATGCGGATTACGACTCGGATAACTGGTTCGAGCGCGCCAAAGGAATGGAATGGGAACCTGAACGTGGCATTCGCTGCACCATGTGTTTTGATATGCGTTTCGAGCGCACAGCGCTGTACGCCGCGGAAAACGGCTTTAGCGTTATTTCCAGCTCACTGGGGATTTCACGCTGGAAAAACATGCAGCAGATTACCGAGTGTGGGCAGAACGCCGCGCAGAAATATCCCGGCGTCACCTACTGGGATTACAACTGGCGCAAAGGCGGTGGCTCGTCGCGTATGATCGAAATCAGCAAACGCGAACGTTTCTATCAACAGGAGTATTGCGGCTGCATTTATTCCCTGCGCGATTCCAATAAGCATCGCAAATCACAGGGGCGCGATATTATCCGCATCGGTAAGCTGTATTACGGTGATGAAACCGAATAACGCTACGCCGAAGTCAGGCACGCCGTACGGCGTGCCGTTTTCACTACGTCTTACTTCTTCACGTCTACCTGATAGAAAATATGCTTACCGAACGGGTCGACCTCATATCCAGTCACTTCCTTGCGCACGGGTTCAAAGATGGTGGAATGCGCAATCATGACGGCCGGTGCCTGGTCGTGCATCATCTGCTGTGCCTGCTTGTATAGGGCAATACGCTGCTCGTGATCCTGTGAAGCGCGCGCTTCAATAATGATTTTATCAAACGGCGCATAACACCATTTTGCCGAGTTAGAACCACCGTTGGCTGCCGTACAGGTAAAGAGTGGCCCGAAGAAGTTATCAGGATCGCCCGTCGCCGTTGTCCAGCCCATCAATGCCGCCTGATGTTCACCGCCTTTCACCCTTTTCAGGTATTCGCCCCACTCGAAGGTGACAATTTTGGCCTGCACACCGACTTTCGCCCAATCGGCCTGAATCATCTCCGACATGCGGCGGGCGTTCGGGTTATACGGACGCTGCACCGGCATCGCCCACAGCTCAATGGCAGTGCCTTCCGCCAAACCCGCTTCTTTCAGTAACGCCTTCGCCTTCTCGGGATCGTAGTCATAATCTTTCAGGTCGCTATCAGCACTCCAGACACCTGGCGGCAGCAGGTTTTTCGCCGCCGTTCCGGTTCCCTGAAAAACGGCTTCGATAATCGCCGGCTTGTTAATCGCCATTGTTAACGCCTGCCGCACTTTCACATTATCCGTCGGTGCCTTCTGGGTATTGAATGACAGGAAGCCGGTGTTCAATCCGGCCTTTTGCATCAGCACGATGTCCTTGTTCTCTTTCATACGCGGCAGGTCGGCAGGATTAGGGAACGGCATCACCTGACACTCATTCTTTTCCAGCTTGGCGTACCGCACGGAGGCATCCGGCGTGATGGTGAAAATCAACCGATCCAGCTTGGCCTTGCCTTCCCAATAAGCGGGGAACGCCTTAAACAGAATGCGGGAATCTTTCTGATACTGCGCTAATTCAAACGGTCCAGTGCCAATCGGTTCCATATCCACGCGCTCCGGCGTCCCGGCTTTGAGCATCGCATCGGCATATTCCGCAGAGAGAATAGACGCGAAGTACCAGGCTAAATCAGCCAGAAACGGGGCTTCCGCATGGGAGAGCGTAAAGCGCACCGTGTGGTCATCCACTTTCTCGATGCTCTGGATCAGCGAGCCAAAGGACAAACTTTCAAAATTGGCATAGGTCCCTTTCGAGACACTGTGGTAAGGATGCTGCGGATCTTTTTGCCGCATGAAGGAGAAAATAACGTCGTCAGCGGTAAAATCACGCGAAGGTTTGAAGTATTTATTGCTCTGGAATTTCACGCCTTTGCGCAAATGGAAGGTATAGACGCGTCCATCGGCGCTAATGTCCCAGCGTTCTGCCAGACTCGGCACCAGCTCCGTGGTGCCCACTTTGAAATCCACCAGACGGTTATAAATCGGCACGGCACTGGCATCCACGCTGGTACCCGAGGTGTAAAGCTACGGGTTAAAGTTTTCCGGCGATCCTTCAGAGCAGTACACCAGCGTATTCGCCGAGGCCGCTGAGGCGACCGCCAGCGTCAACGCTGCCAAAGTCAATCGTATTCCTGCTTTTTTCATTCCAGTCCTCGCTTATTGTGTTATTCGTATCCCATTTAGTGTTATTCGTGTCCCATTTACTGCGCTGGCTTTCTGACTTCCGCTGTCTGAAATATAAAAATCATGACCATAAAATGACAAATAAAACCATCGAATGAAATAATTTCTAC
This region includes:
- the dusC gene encoding tRNA dihydrouridine(16) synthase DusC, yielding MRVLLAPMEGVLDSLVRELLTEVNDYDLCITEFLRVVDQCLPVKSFYRLCPELQHASRTPSGTLVRVQLLGQYPQWLAENAARAVELGSYGVDLNCGCPSKLVNGSGGGATLLKDPELIYQGAKAMREAVPTHLPVTVKIRLGWDSDARQFEIADAVQQAGASELAVHGRTKEDGYKAECINWQAIGEIRQRLRIPVIANGEIWDWQSAQDCMVTTGCDAIMLGRGALNVPNLSRVIKYNEPRMPWPEVMLLLQKYVRLEKQGDTGMYHVARIKQWLGYLRKEYDDATELFSEIRTLKTSADIARVVGEG
- a CDS encoding epoxyqueuosine reductase QueH, encoding MSNIKTGALQRPQLSLPNNADKLLLHSCCAPCSGEVMEAITASSIDYTIFFYNPNIHPQREYLIRKEENIRFAEQHNVPFIDADYDSDNWFERAKGMEWEPERGIRCTMCFDMRFERTALYAAENGFSVISSSLGISRWKNMQQITECGQNAAQKYPGVTYWDYNWRKGGGSSRMIEISKRERFYQQEYCGCIYSLRDSNKHRKSQGRDIIRIGKLYYGDETE